One window of the Sciurus carolinensis chromosome 8, mSciCar1.2, whole genome shotgun sequence genome contains the following:
- the Trpv6 gene encoding transient receptor potential cation channel subfamily V member 6, giving the protein MGLSLPKEKGLILCLWNKFCRWFHRQESSAQSRDEQNLLQQKRIWESPLLLAAKENDVQVLSKLLKYEACEVHQRGAMGETALHIAALYDNLEAAMVLMEAAPDLVFEPMTSALYEGQTALHIAVMNQNVNLVRALLTHGASVSARATGTAFQRSPHNLIYYGEHPLSFAACVGSEEIVRLLIEHGADIRAQDSLGNTVLHILILQPNKTFACQMYNLLLSYDGGDHLQPLELMPNHQGLTPFKLAGVEGNTVMFQHLMQKRKHIQWTYGPLTSTLYDLTEIDSSGDEQSLLELIVTTKKREARHILDQTPVKELVSLKWKRYGRPYFCVLGAIYLLYIICFTMCCVYRPLKPRTTNRTNPRDNTLLQQKLFQESYVTPKDDLRLVGELVTIIGAVIILLVEIPDIFRFGVTRFFGQTILGGPFHVIIVTYAFMVLVTMVMRLTNADGEVVPMSFALVLGWCNVMYFARGFQMLGPFTIMIQKMIFGDLMRFCWLMAVVILGFASAFYIIFQTEDPEELGHFYDYPMALFSTFELFLTIIDGPANYDVDLPFMYSITYAAFAIIATLLMLNLLIAMMGDTHWRVAHERDELWRAQVVATTVMLERKLPRCLWPRSGICGSEYGLGDRWFLRVEDRQDLNRQRIRRYARAFQQQEVLCSEGLDKDSGGKPELGRPLGPHLSFPTPSVSRSTSRSSINWERLRQGTLRRDLRRDLRGMINQGLEDGEGWEYQI; this is encoded by the exons GATCTGGGAGTCTCCTCTCCTTCTAGCAGCCAAAGAAAATGACGTCCAGGTTCTGAGCAAGCTGCTCAAGTATGAGGCCTGTGAGGTGCACCAGAGAG GAGCCATGGGGGAGACAGCGCTGCACATAGCAGCCCTCTATGACAACCTGGAGGCCGCCATGGTGCTGATGGAGGCTGCCCCAGACCTGGTCTTCGAGCCCATGACATCTGCGCTGTATGAAG GTCAGACCGCCCTGCACATCGCTGTCATGAACCAGAATGTGAACCTCGTGCGTGCCCTGCTCACCCACGGGGCCAGCGTCTCTGCCAGAGCCACGGGAACCGCCTTCCAACGCAGCCCCCACAACCTCATCTACTATG GGGAGCACCCTTTGTCCTTTGCTGCCTGCGTGGGCAGCGAGGAGATTGTGCGGCTACTCATTGAGCATGGGGCTGACATCCGGGCCCAGGACTCCCTGG GGAACACCGTGCTACACATCCTCATCCTGCAGCCCAACAAAACCTTTGCCTGCCAGATGTACAACCTGCTGCTGTCCTATGACGGAGGGGACCACCTGCAGCCCCTGGAGCTCATGCCCAATCACCAGGGCCTCACCCCCTTCAAGCTGGCGGGGGTGGAGGGCAACACTGTG ATGTTCCAGCACCtgatgcagaagaggaagcacATCCAGTGGACATATGGGCCACTGACCTCCACCCTCTATGACCTCACGGAGATCGACTCCTCAGGGGATGAGCAATCCCTGCTAGAACTTATCGTCACCACCAAGAAGCGGGAG GCTCGCCATATCCTGGATCAGACTCCAGTGAAGGAGCTGGTGAGCCTCAAGTGGAAGAGGTATGGGCGGCCCTACTTCTGCGTGCTGGGTGCCATCTACCTGCTGTACATCATCTGCTTTACCATGTGCTGTGTCTACCGCCCCCTCAAGCCCAGGACCACTAATCGCACCAACCCCCGGGACAACACCCTCCTCCAGCAGAAACTCTTCCAG GAGTCCTATGTGACCCCCAAGGATGACCTCCGGCTGGTGGGGGAACTGGTGACCATTATTGGCGCTGTGATCATCCTGCTGGTAGAG ATACCAGATATCTTCAGGTTTGGGGTCACTCGCTTCTTTGGACAGACCATCCTTGGGGGGCCATTCCACGTCATCAT TGTCACCTATGCCTTCATGGTGCTGGTGACCATGGTGATGCGGCTCACCAATGCGGATGGGGAGGTGGTGCCCATGTCCTTTGCCCTGGTGCTGGGCTGGTGCAACGTCATGTATTTTGCCCGAGGATTCCAGATGCTGGGCCCCTTCACCATCATGATCCAGAAG ATGATTTTTGGTGACCTGATGCGGTTCTGCTGGCTGATGGCCGTGGTCATCCTAGGCTTTGCTTCAG CCTTCTATATCATCTTCCAGACAGAGGATCCTGAAGAGCTGGGCCATTTCTATGACTACCCCATGGCACTGTTCAGCACCTTCGAGCTGTTTCTCACCATCATCGATGGTCCTGCCAACTACGATGTGGACCTGCCCTTCATGTACAGCATCACCTACGCGGCCTTTGCCATCATCGCCACGCTGCTCATGCTCAACCTCCTCATCGCCATGATGGGCGACACTCACTGGCGAGTGGCTCACGAGCGGGATGAGCTCTGGAGGGCCCAG GTGGTAGCCACCACTGTGATGCTGGAGCGGAAGCTGCCTCGCTGCCTGTGGCCTCGCTCCGGAATCTGTGGGAGCGAGTACGGCCTGGGGGATCGCTGGTTCCTGCG GGTGGAAGACAGGCAGGATCTCAACCGGCAGCGGATCCGACGCTACGCACGGGCCTTCCAGCAGCAGGAAGTCCTCTGCTCCGAGGGCTTGGACAAAGACTCAGGGGGAAAACCAGAGCTGGGCCGTCCCTTGGGCCCCCACCTGTCCTTCCCTACACCCTCAGTGTCTCGAAGCACCTCCCGTAGCAGCATCAACTGGGAAAGGCTCCGGCAAGGGACCCTGCGGAGGGACCTGCGGAGGGACCTGCGGGGGATGATCAACCAGGGCCTGGAGGACGGGGAGGGCTGGGAATACCAGATCTGA